Proteins from one Acidihalobacter prosperus genomic window:
- a CDS encoding ArsR/SmtB family transcription factor produces the protein MNTYQMAEIGALLGVPAHMAILTVLMDGRALSASELAGAAAVSPQTASEHLARLVEVNMLKMERQGRHRYYRLASPEVARLLEMFMCMATEKQQIVSKIRLIGPRDNELRLARSCYDHLAGKLGVAICDCLVLRGVVELDDGVGSVTREGMVWLGEIGVSLPAALKNRSSRPLCRPCLDWSERRSHLAGRLGMAIHEYFIGRALLRKVPGTRALRLTQKGRITLRNVWGINSLL, from the coding sequence ATGAATACATATCAGATGGCAGAAATCGGTGCCTTGCTCGGAGTGCCGGCGCATATGGCAATTCTGACTGTGCTGATGGATGGGCGCGCTTTGTCTGCGAGTGAGTTGGCCGGTGCGGCAGCGGTTAGCCCCCAGACGGCCAGCGAGCATCTTGCGCGACTCGTTGAAGTGAATATGCTTAAGATGGAGCGCCAAGGACGCCACCGATATTATCGACTCGCGTCACCTGAAGTGGCGAGGTTGCTGGAAATGTTTATGTGTATGGCGACGGAGAAGCAACAGATTGTATCTAAGATTCGATTGATTGGCCCGCGAGATAATGAGCTTCGCCTTGCGCGTTCCTGTTATGACCATCTTGCCGGCAAGCTTGGGGTTGCTATCTGTGATTGTTTGGTGCTCCGCGGGGTTGTTGAGTTGGATGATGGTGTTGGGTCGGTTACTCGTGAGGGCATGGTTTGGCTTGGAGAGATTGGAGTGTCACTCCCTGCTGCGTTAAAAAACCGCTCCTCAAGGCCGTTGTGCCGCCCGTGTCTGGATTGGAGTGAGCGGAGATCGCATCTGGCTGGTCGGCTAGGCATGGCGATTCATGAGTACTTTATTGGGCGTGCTCTGCTACGCAAGGTACCGGGTACGCGTGCTTTGAGGCTTACGCAAAAGGGGCGCATTACATTGCGAAATGTGTGGGGGATTAATTCGCTGTTATAA
- a CDS encoding TspO/MBR family protein — protein MNQRRLAVDLLGLLGWLLVAFAAAAVGAMASVDAPGFYRQLVRPEWAPPASAFAPVWTALFALMGVSAWRVWRRPGRKRWALALFVFQLAVNALWSWLFFVWHAGALAFVEMLLLLGLIVATMSAFCRYSRLAALLLAPYLAWVAFATVLTWFVWRHNPALLG, from the coding sequence ATGAATCAGCGCCGTTTGGCCGTCGATCTGCTGGGTCTGCTCGGCTGGCTGCTGGTCGCGTTCGCGGCCGCGGCGGTCGGCGCGATGGCTTCGGTGGACGCCCCGGGATTTTATCGGCAGCTCGTACGCCCCGAGTGGGCGCCGCCGGCGAGCGCATTTGCACCGGTTTGGACCGCGCTGTTCGCCCTGATGGGCGTTTCGGCGTGGCGGGTGTGGCGCCGGCCGGGGCGCAAGCGGTGGGCGCTGGCGCTGTTCGTGTTCCAGCTTGCGGTGAATGCGCTGTGGTCGTGGCTGTTCTTCGTCTGGCATGCCGGTGCGCTCGCATTCGTGGAAATGTTGCTGCTGCTGGGGCTGATCGTGGCCACGATGTCGGCCTTTTGCCGCTATAGCCGCCTTGCCGCCCTGCTGCTGGCACCCTATCTGGCGTGGGTGGCCTTTGCCACGGTGCTGACGTGGTTCGTGTGGCGGCACAATCCCGCCCTGCTGGGCTGA
- a CDS encoding DUF1028 domain-containing protein: MTYSIIAREPRTGELGIAVASRFFAVGSLVPHLRGGVGAFATQALANPVYGVDGVAMLADGVPPEAVAQRLTARDGGREHRQFHLIDAQGRGAAFTGQACMDWAGHRMADNVSVAGNILAGPRVVDEMLDAYLRSDGLPFAERLLLALDAAEAAGGDRRGQQSAALVICRDQDYPWLSVRTDDHADPLGELRRLYAVAQEQYLHFADMLPTRENPAGVTDREAYRRRVAEHEAARAAEGLGSRSHATSRPDREDAGLD, encoded by the coding sequence ATGACCTATTCGATCATCGCGCGCGAGCCGCGAACCGGCGAGCTCGGGATCGCCGTGGCCAGCCGCTTTTTCGCCGTCGGCAGCCTGGTGCCGCATTTGCGCGGTGGCGTGGGCGCCTTCGCCACCCAGGCGCTGGCCAATCCCGTGTACGGCGTCGACGGCGTGGCCATGCTTGCGGACGGCGTGCCGCCCGAGGCGGTGGCGCAGCGCCTGACGGCCCGGGACGGAGGACGCGAACACCGGCAGTTTCATCTGATCGACGCGCAGGGTCGCGGGGCTGCGTTTACCGGGCAGGCGTGCATGGATTGGGCCGGGCACCGCATGGCCGACAACGTTTCCGTCGCCGGCAATATCCTTGCCGGGCCGCGGGTGGTGGACGAGATGCTGGACGCCTACCTGCGCTCCGACGGCCTGCCGTTTGCCGAGCGCCTGTTGCTGGCGCTCGACGCGGCCGAGGCGGCGGGCGGCGACCGGCGCGGCCAACAGTCCGCCGCGCTGGTGATCTGCCGCGATCAGGACTATCCCTGGCTGAGCGTGCGCACGGACGATCATGCCGATCCGCTGGGCGAACTGCGGCGTCTGTACGCCGTGGCGCAGGAGCAGTATCTGCATTTTGCCGACATGCTGCCCACGCGCGAAAACCCCGCCGGCGTGACGGATCGCGAGGCCTATCGGCGGCGCGTCGCAGAGCACGAGGCCGCGCGCGCGGCCGAGGGGCTTGGCTCGCGCTCGCATGCGACCAGCCGGCCGGACCGGGAGGATGCCGGTCTCGACTGA
- a CDS encoding NAD-dependent epimerase/dehydratase family protein: MSVDRICENERRVLVAGAGGAVGWPLCNLLIAEGWKVFGTTRSCERARLFQRVGVEPVIVDVYDAEKLCKLLVEVQPEVVVHQLTDLPPGLDPKQMPEGLVRNMRIRDVGTRHLIAASIRARATRIVVQSIAFAYKRGQQPHMEGDPLESDALCAFEQQVIESPLEGLILRYGHFYGPGTGFDEPHHVPAPVHVDAAADAARRALVHGEPGVYNVAEEDGAVDIGKARALLGWDPAFRLNI; this comes from the coding sequence ATGTCAGTCGATAGAATATGTGAGAATGAGCGACGCGTGCTCGTTGCGGGGGCTGGTGGTGCTGTGGGTTGGCCATTGTGTAATTTGTTAATCGCAGAAGGGTGGAAGGTTTTCGGCACCACGCGTTCGTGTGAGCGCGCCAGGCTCTTTCAGAGAGTAGGCGTCGAGCCTGTGATTGTCGATGTTTATGATGCTGAAAAACTTTGCAAGCTTCTAGTGGAAGTGCAGCCGGAAGTGGTTGTTCATCAGTTGACTGACTTGCCTCCGGGTCTTGACCCGAAGCAGATGCCAGAGGGGCTTGTGCGCAATATGCGTATCCGCGATGTGGGTACAAGGCACTTGATAGCGGCTAGTATTAGGGCTCGCGCAACGCGTATTGTCGTACAGAGCATCGCTTTCGCTTATAAGCGCGGCCAGCAGCCACATATGGAGGGTGATCCACTGGAATCGGATGCTTTGTGCGCGTTCGAGCAACAAGTGATAGAAAGTCCTTTAGAAGGATTAATTCTGCGTTATGGACATTTCTATGGCCCCGGTACTGGTTTTGATGAACCTCATCATGTGCCTGCCCCGGTACATGTGGACGCTGCTGCCGATGCGGCTAGGCGTGCGCTGGTGCATGGAGAGCCGGGTGTTTACAACGTGGCCGAAGAAGATGGGGCCGTTGATATTGGTAAAGCAAGGGCATTGTTGGGATGGGATCCAGCTTTCCGACTGAATATCTAG
- a CDS encoding pyruvate kinase: MANADRLDWDDPAAVLGAVSRLRTEVVGEGDDYLRAHGQMLDGTQARSALNLAHYLALRRHDLRPLQARLADLGLSSLGRSEGHVRATLDAVLAVLQCLAGTPVRAEAEPAAVGADEARALLESRTQALFGAPPAARGTRIMVTLPSVAADDPAMIGTLLAEGMDCARINCAHDDAGVWARMIANVRQAAAAAGRDCPVLMDLAGRKPRTGPLALAPSVAHLKPRRDGLGRPVGPADVLLIAPETNVPAGLDAAYRFGIDAALAAQLQVGDRLGFDDTRGKRRELLVVDVPTPGVWLAQVFQSAWLTPETPLQLLRRSQGGHLRAGDGEYRLHGFAPRSLRIRLRVGETLLLAGDAAPGEPARFDANGRCLRPARIGCVECGSLTGIAVGDPIWIDDGRVGAEVIERRADGRLLRITHAPVGGVLLKEGRGLNFPRSRRDRPALTDKDLADLDFVARHADMVGLSFVETPADLDRLFAELRTREAGHIGVIAKIESAHAVQALPQLLFAALGHAAFGLMIARGDLAVEIGGERLSEIQEEILWLAEAAHLPVVWATQVLETLAKQGAVSRPELSDAVLGQRAECVMLNKGPHILAALQTLDDVLRRTGQRQYKHSPRLRALSIAGRNA; the protein is encoded by the coding sequence ATGGCAAATGCGGACAGGCTCGATTGGGACGACCCGGCGGCAGTGCTGGGCGCGGTTTCCCGGCTGCGTACGGAGGTGGTCGGCGAGGGTGACGACTATCTGCGCGCGCATGGGCAGATGCTGGACGGCACGCAGGCGCGCAGCGCCCTCAACCTGGCGCACTATCTCGCCTTGCGCCGCCATGACCTGCGTCCGCTGCAGGCGCGACTGGCGGACCTCGGGCTGTCGTCGCTGGGGCGCAGCGAAGGACATGTGCGCGCCACGCTCGATGCGGTGCTCGCGGTTTTGCAGTGCCTGGCCGGCACGCCGGTTCGCGCCGAGGCCGAACCTGCCGCCGTCGGCGCCGACGAGGCGCGCGCGTTGCTCGAATCGCGCACGCAGGCCCTGTTCGGCGCCCCGCCGGCGGCGCGCGGCACGCGGATCATGGTCACGCTGCCGAGCGTGGCGGCGGACGACCCCGCGATGATCGGAACACTGCTAGCGGAGGGCATGGACTGCGCCCGCATCAACTGCGCGCATGACGATGCCGGCGTCTGGGCACGCATGATCGCCAACGTCCGCCAGGCCGCCGCGGCGGCCGGGCGTGATTGCCCAGTACTGATGGATCTGGCCGGCCGCAAACCGCGTACCGGCCCGCTGGCCTTGGCGCCCAGCGTGGCGCACCTCAAACCTCGGCGCGATGGGCTGGGGCGTCCGGTCGGGCCTGCCGACGTGCTGCTGATCGCCCCTGAAACGAATGTGCCGGCGGGACTGGATGCCGCGTACCGCTTCGGCATCGACGCGGCCCTGGCCGCTCAGCTGCAGGTGGGCGACCGCCTGGGCTTCGACGATACCCGCGGCAAGCGTCGCGAGCTGCTGGTGGTCGACGTGCCGACACCCGGCGTGTGGTTGGCGCAGGTGTTCCAGAGCGCCTGGCTGACGCCCGAGACGCCGCTGCAGCTGTTGCGGCGCAGCCAGGGCGGTCATCTGCGCGCCGGCGACGGTGAATATCGCCTGCACGGCTTCGCGCCGCGTAGTCTGCGGATTCGACTGCGCGTCGGCGAGACGCTGCTGCTGGCCGGCGATGCCGCACCCGGCGAGCCGGCGCGTTTCGATGCCAACGGGCGCTGCCTGCGCCCGGCGCGCATCGGTTGCGTCGAGTGCGGTTCGCTGACCGGCATTGCCGTGGGCGACCCGATCTGGATCGACGACGGTCGCGTCGGCGCGGAGGTGATCGAGCGGCGCGCGGACGGCCGGCTGCTGCGCATCACGCATGCGCCGGTCGGCGGCGTGCTGCTCAAGGAGGGGCGAGGACTCAACTTCCCGCGCTCACGGCGCGACCGGCCTGCGCTCACCGACAAGGACCTGGCCGATCTGGATTTTGTCGCCCGCCATGCGGACATGGTCGGGCTGTCCTTTGTCGAGACGCCGGCCGATCTCGATCGTCTGTTCGCCGAGCTGCGGACGCGCGAGGCCGGGCACATCGGCGTGATCGCCAAGATCGAGAGCGCGCACGCGGTGCAGGCGCTGCCGCAGCTGCTGTTCGCGGCGCTCGGGCATGCCGCCTTCGGCCTGATGATCGCGCGCGGCGATCTGGCCGTGGAGATCGGCGGCGAGCGCCTTTCCGAAATCCAGGAGGAAATCCTGTGGTTGGCGGAGGCGGCGCATCTGCCCGTGGTGTGGGCCACGCAGGTGCTGGAAACGCTGGCGAAGCAGGGCGCGGTATCGCGTCCGGAGCTCAGCGACGCGGTGCTCGGCCAGCGCGCCGAGTGCGTGATGCTCAACAAGGGGCCGCATATCCTGGCGGCCCTGCAGACACTCGACGACGTGCTGCGCCGCACCGGGCAGCGCCAGTACAAGCACTCGCCTCGCCTGCGCGCGCTTTCGATCGCAGGGCGGAACGCCTGA